From a region of the Neodiprion fabricii isolate iyNeoFabr1 chromosome 7, iyNeoFabr1.1, whole genome shotgun sequence genome:
- the LOC124186993 gene encoding glutamate receptor ionotropic, kainate 2-like, whose product MLIELILMVFLPSGIFGFGKTVIVGGLFEEDDLTATAFRLSSRVLNDERHGNPELPNQFVEAQIITVNNDPYDVSQSVCALANTGVAAIFGPSNKVTARHVQSMCDTMEIPHIEARWDSRQIRGNGLLNMYPYSYTLSKIYLQLAEDFEWKTFTILYESTENLIRMHDLLKRWDRRGYTVTVRQLPEGPNYRQVLREVKMSGDPNIVLDCSIDILSEVLKQAQQVGLMSDKHSFIIASLDLSTINLEPYQHGGTNLTGLRLIDPDDPVVIDTFEKHASEWGVESPSQLTAEAALIYDSVQVFGRALKQLDDAIVADTKTSLCQNVDSWEHGSSLMNIMRSIESTGMTGLIKFDSSGYRSNFKLDLVRLDLDGLHKIGTWNKTQGISYIPKQPLFDPTAELSLRNKTFLVLIAITPPYGMLKESAREEIGNERFEGFGIDIIHELSKILGFKYIFEVQTDNVYGSKNSQTGEWNGMIKKIMEDKADLAITDLTITADRQEAVDFTMPFMNLGISILFRKPTPMGSSLFSFLMPFSKEVWMYLLGTYLVVSLLFFVAGRLCPAEWNNPYPCIEEPEELENQFSLKNAFWFTIGAIMQQGSEIAPIGMSTRMMAGSWWFFTLIIVSSYTANLAVFLVVESKQTLIKNAGDLLNNSHSIKYGAKVSGSTTDFFKATTDPIYSALNDYMQKNKKEVMPSTNDAGVQKVMHEKYAFFMESSTILYEAERKCNITQINGLLDAKGYGIAMKKNSPYRNSLSTGILKLQETGVLKELENKWWKQKRGGGACEEKSGGTSDAEPLGVANVGGVFLVLAVGVALSCIYTACELLWAVGCTSIKENVSFVDEIKEELKFVVKCSATTKPVRRRKASSHSNQSNGEDSNGASTPPYGFVPTVITTSPEEK is encoded by the exons AATACGGGGGTTGCAGCGATTTTCGGTCCAAGTAATAAAGTTACCGCCAGACACGTGCAGAGCATGTGTGACACGATGGAGATTCCTCACATTGAAGCGAGGTGGGATTCTCGACAGATACGGGGAAACGGACTGCTCAACATGTATCCGTATTCGTATACTTTGTCCAAG ATATACCTGCAGCTTGCTGAGGATTTTGAGTGGAAGACATTTACGATACTCTACGAAAGCACCGAGAACCTGATTCGGATGCACGATCTTCTGAAGAGATGGGATCGCCGGGGATACACAGTGACTGTAAGGCAGCTGCCCGAAGGACCGAATTACAG GCAAGTTCTGAGAGAGGTCAAAATGTCTGGAGACCCAAACATAGTATTGGATTGCTCAATAGACATACTGTCAGAAGTTTTGAAGCAGGCTCAACAAGTTGGCTTGATGTCGGACAAGCACAGCTTCATAATCGCGTCGTTg GACTTGTCCACCATCAACCTCGAGCCCTACCAACATGGTGGAACAAATTTGACGGGATTACGTTTGATAGATCCCGACGATCCCGTGGTCATCGACACCTTTGAGAAACACGCATCGGAATGGGGTGTGGAAAGTCCATCTCAGCTTACCGCAGAGGCGGCCCTAATTTACGACAGTGTCCAAGTTTTTGGAAGAGCCCTGAAACAGCTTGACGATGCCATTGTGGCTGACACGAAAACTTCCCTGTGTCAAAACGTCGATAGCTGGGAGCACGGATCCAGCTTGATGAACATCATGAGATCG ATCGAGTCGACAGGAATGACTGGGCTGATAAAGTTCGACTCGTCCGGCTACCGGAGCAACTTCAAACTGGACTTGGTACGCCTGGACCTGGACGGACTGCATAAGATCGGGACGTGGAACAAGACGCAAGGGATCAGTTACATCCCGAAACAACCACTATTCGATCCGACGGCCGAGCTCAGTCTTCGTAACAAGACGTTCCTTGTCCTCATAGCCATA ACCCCGCCCTACGGAAtgctgaaggaatcagcgagGGAGGAAATCGGAAATGAGAGGTTCGAGGGTTTTGGGATCGACATAATTCACGAGCTTTCTAAAATTCTGGGCTTCAAATACATCTTTGAGGTCCAAACCGACAACGTTTATGGTTCGAAGAATTCTCAAACTGGAGAATGGAATGGCATGATAAAGAAGATCATGGAAGAC AAAGCGGACTTGGCTATCACTGATCTCACAATCACGGCCGATCGTCAAGAAGCCGTAGACTTCACGATGCCTTTCATGAACTTGG GGATCAGCATTCTATTCAGGAAACCAACGCCCATGGGATCCAGcctcttttctttcttgatGCCATTCTCGAAGGAAGTTTGGATGTACCTGCTGGGCACGTACCTTGTCGTCTCCCTGCTTTTCTTCGTCGCCGGTCGCTTGTGTCCGGCTGAATGGAACAATCCCTATCCCTGCATCGAGGAACCCGAGGAACTGGAGAACCAGTTCAGTCTGAAGAACGCCTTCTGGTTCACCATCGGTGCCATCATGCAGCAAGGGTCAGAAATCGCTCCAAT AGGCATGTCGACTCGTATGATGGCCGGTTCCTGGTGGTTCTTCACGCTGATTATAGTCTCCTCTTACACTGCTAATTTGGCGGTATTTTTGGTCGTTGAATCGAAGCAAACCCTTATCAAGAACGCCGGTGATTTGCTCAACAATTCACATAGTATCAAATACGGAGCAAAAGTGAGTGGCTCTACCACAGATTTCTTTAAG GCCACGACAGATCCGATTTACTCCGCATTGAACGATTacatgcaaaaaaataagaaagaagtAATGCCAAGCACGAATGATGCGGGTGTGCAGAAAGTTATGCATGAAAAGTACGCCTTCTTCATGGAATCGTCAACGATTCTTTACGAAGCGGAAAGGAAGTGCAATATCACCCAGATCAACGGTTTACTTGACGCAAAAGGCTACGGTATTGCAATGAAGAAAA ATTCACCGTACAGAAATTCCCTCAGCACTGGCATATTGAAACTCCAGGAAACGGGGGTCCTTAAGGAATTGGAGAATAAATGGTGGAAGCAGAAAAGAGGGGGCGGCGCGTGCGAA GAAAAGAGCGGAGGAACCTCAGATGCCGAACCTTTGGGTGTGGCTAACGTTGGAGGCGTTTTCCTCGTTCTGGCAGTCGGCGTGGCTTTGTCCTGCATCTACACAGCTTGCGAACTGCTTTGGGCAGTGGGTTGCACATCGATAAAAGAGAAT GTTTCCTTTGTCGATGAGATCAAGGAGGAGCTGAAGTTCGTCGTGAAGTGCAGCGCCACGACTAAGCCGGTAAGACGAAGAAAGGCTAGCTCGCATTCTAATCAGAGCAACGGAGAAGACAGCAATGGAGCCAGCACTCCGCCTTACGGCTTTGTACCCACGGTCATCACTACTTCACCAGAAGAAAAGTAG